In Eubalaena glacialis isolate mEubGla1 chromosome 12, mEubGla1.1.hap2.+ XY, whole genome shotgun sequence, a single window of DNA contains:
- the CALHM4 gene encoding LOW QUALITY PROTEIN: calcium homeostasis modulator protein 4 (The sequence of the model RefSeq protein was modified relative to this genomic sequence to represent the inferred CDS: deleted 1 base in 1 codon), with amino-acid sequence MSPALNNIVSSLQRSGTFINSLIAALTTGGQQISSFTFRCPCQVGKNFYYGSAFLVIPALILLVAGFALRGQMWTITNEYCCSCTPPARRISFLERKLACLRFFSITGRALVAPLTWLAVTLLTGTYYECAASEFASVDHYRVFDNVSASKREEILAGFPCCTSAPSDMILVRDEVAFLHRYQSHMLGWILITLATIAVLVFCSLARCCSPLTSPQHRYWTNHLYNERELFEQAAAQHSWFLIVQRIKKLFGFIPGNEDVQHIRIPSCQDWRDISVPSFLCMGNDMQGHYSFLGDRLDEDNEESKSGSIELKP; translated from the exons ATGAGCCCAGCTCTCAACAATATTGTATCTTCGCTGCAGAGAAGTGGAACATTTATCAATTCTTTAATTGCTGCTTTGACTACTGGTGGGCAACAAATCTCCTCTTTCACATTCAGATGCCCCTGTCAGGTTGGGAAAAACTTCTATTATGGTTCTGCTTTTCTAGTCATTCCTGCCTTAATCCTTCTGGTTGCTGGCTTTGCTCTGAGAGGCCAGATGTGGACAATTACCAATGAATACTGCTGCAGTTGTACCCCTCCGGCCCGGAGAATCAGCTTCCTGGAGCGCAAGCTGGCTTGCCTTCGCTTCTTCAGCATCACTGGGAGGGCACTTGTTGCTCCACTAACGTGGCTGGCGGTGACCCTGCTGACAGGCACGTACTACGAATGCGCAGCAAGTGAATTCGCATCTGTGGACCATTACCGAGTGTTTGACAATGTCAGTGCCAGCAAACGGGAAGAGATCTTAGCT GGTTTTCCATGCTGCACATCAGCTCCATCCGACATGATCCTGGTCAGAGATGAAGTCGCTTTTCTGCACAGATACCAGTCACAC ATGCTGGGCTGGATTTTGATCACCTTGGCAACCATCGCTGTCCTAGTCTTCTGCTCTTTGGCGAGGTGCTGCTCACCCCTCACCTCTCCACAGCATCGTTACTGGACCAACCACCTCTACAATGAGAGGGAGCTCTTTGAACAAGCTGCAGCACAGCACTCATGGTTCCTCATCGTGCAGCGTATAAAGAAGCTATTTGGCTTCATTCCTGGAAATGAAGATGTCCAACACATCCGTATTCCCTCATGTCAGGACTGGAGAGATATTTCAGTACCCAGCTTTCTCTGCATGGGTAATGACATGCAAGGTCACTACAGCTTCCTTGGAGACAGGTTGGATGAGGATAATGAGGAAAGCAAATCAGGAAGTATTGAATTAAAACCTTAA